Proteins found in one Balneolaceae bacterium genomic segment:
- a CDS encoding alkaline phosphatase, which produces MHTIRNLLLSFFSLIFILSSVSCQTSQSQNQSAQESTPKNIIFLLGDGMGYPQITAAKYAHGNLNMTSMPYSGTVYTHSHDSKVTDSASSATAFAAGYKTINGMLGVLPDGTTAVQSIAHYANELGKATALMATSQITHATPAAYAIHHDDRGEEYIIAEKFVDSGIDMLLGAGWEYFLPESAGGTRPDDRNLISEMEEKGYLYIDAEEEISHIAGQNRVVAFLESGAMAQAAERGDQASQLVNAAIEQLSQNEEGFFLMIEGSQIDWMGHDNEAELMIEELMDFDTVVGHALDFAEQDGNTLVIVTADHETGGLTMPSAEEGELRYHYSTGGHTAEHVPLFSYGPSAEIFRGAYDNTEIARKLFSIWGKEIQD; this is translated from the coding sequence ATGCATACCATTAGAAATCTACTGCTCAGTTTTTTTTCATTAATATTCATCCTGTCATCTGTTTCCTGTCAAACTTCGCAAAGTCAAAATCAATCCGCTCAGGAATCCACTCCAAAAAATATCATATTCCTGCTCGGAGATGGGATGGGGTATCCCCAAATCACGGCTGCAAAATATGCACATGGAAATTTAAATATGACCTCCATGCCCTACAGCGGAACCGTTTATACTCATTCACATGACAGTAAAGTGACGGACTCAGCCTCCAGTGCAACGGCTTTTGCAGCCGGGTATAAAACCATAAACGGTATGTTGGGTGTTCTGCCGGACGGAACTACAGCAGTTCAAAGTATTGCACACTATGCCAATGAACTTGGTAAAGCAACGGCACTGATGGCAACGTCCCAGATTACACATGCCACTCCTGCGGCATATGCCATTCATCATGATGATCGTGGAGAAGAATATATCATAGCTGAGAAATTTGTGGATTCTGGTATTGATATGCTCCTGGGTGCTGGATGGGAATACTTTTTGCCAGAAAGTGCCGGAGGTACACGACCGGACGATCGCAATTTGATTTCAGAAATGGAAGAAAAGGGGTACCTGTACATAGATGCTGAGGAAGAGATTTCACATATAGCCGGACAAAATCGTGTCGTTGCTTTTCTTGAAAGTGGTGCCATGGCACAGGCAGCAGAAAGGGGAGACCAGGCCAGCCAGTTGGTGAATGCAGCCATTGAACAGCTTTCACAAAATGAAGAAGGTTTTTTCCTGATGATCGAAGGTTCACAGATCGATTGGATGGGCCATGACAATGAAGCCGAGTTGATGATTGAAGAGCTGATGGATTTTGATACGGTAGTTGGCCATGCATTAGATTTTGCTGAGCAAGATGGAAATACCCTCGTGATTGTGACTGCAGATCACGAAACAGGGGGCTTGACGATGCCAAGTGCCGAAGAGGGGGAATTAAGGTATCACTATTCTACAGGTGGACATACTGCCGAACATGTACCACTCTTTAGCTATGGTCCGTCTGCTGAAATCTTCAGGGGAGCGTATGACAATACAGAAATTGCCCGAAAACTGTTCTCAATCTGGGGTAAAGAGATTCAGGATTAA
- a CDS encoding sodium-dependent transporter, whose amino-acid sequence MATSSTTTRGTWNSKLGFILAAAGSAVGLGNIWAFPTKVATEGGAAYLLIYLLCTFAIGFPVMAAEITIGRRAGKNPVGAFKAISTNKFFPLVGIWGVICGVMILSFYTVIAGWAFGFAFEEIFYFFGWAGAADWLTDTGNGFKNALIASVFMFGTIKIITGGVSDGIERATKAMMPLLIGIMVVMIIYVLWQPGSNAGIEAYLLPDFSRIDAELIFSAMGQAFFSLSLGMGALITYGSYLSKRENIPQAAAFVTLADVGIAFLAGLLIVPAMFLAQSQGISIDAGGSLASSTDLVFQILPALFHTIGGGVGMLLGVTFFLLLSIAALTSTISLLEVPVSYVIDEFEVKRKKAAWSVGLGILAVSITVAYFPVLIGWFDYLFSSIGLPLGGFLICIFVGYFWTTDKALTEMESGYAGVHESLFSKAWPIFIKFICPAAILYNLISNFV is encoded by the coding sequence TTGGCAACATCTTCCACTACAACCCGAGGCACCTGGAACTCAAAACTTGGCTTTATTCTTGCCGCCGCCGGGTCCGCTGTTGGGCTTGGTAATATATGGGCATTTCCCACCAAAGTAGCCACCGAGGGTGGTGCAGCTTACCTGCTCATCTACCTGTTATGTACATTTGCAATTGGGTTTCCCGTAATGGCTGCTGAGATTACCATCGGCCGAAGAGCAGGGAAAAACCCTGTGGGAGCATTTAAAGCTATAAGTACAAATAAATTCTTTCCTCTTGTTGGCATCTGGGGTGTTATTTGCGGTGTAATGATTCTCTCCTTCTATACAGTTATTGCCGGCTGGGCATTTGGTTTCGCCTTTGAAGAAATATTCTACTTCTTTGGATGGGCCGGGGCAGCAGATTGGCTCACTGACACCGGAAATGGATTCAAGAATGCATTGATTGCCTCTGTATTTATGTTTGGTACTATTAAAATTATAACCGGTGGAGTAAGCGACGGAATTGAACGTGCTACCAAAGCAATGATGCCCCTGCTGATTGGTATAATGGTTGTTATGATAATTTATGTTCTGTGGCAGCCCGGAAGCAACGCGGGAATCGAAGCGTATCTTCTGCCGGATTTCAGCAGAATTGATGCAGAGTTAATCTTTTCTGCCATGGGGCAGGCTTTTTTCTCACTTTCATTGGGTATGGGAGCCTTAATTACGTATGGTTCATACCTTAGCAAGCGCGAAAATATACCTCAGGCCGCTGCATTTGTAACTTTAGCCGATGTGGGCATCGCCTTTCTTGCCGGGCTCTTAATTGTACCGGCCATGTTTCTTGCACAAAGTCAGGGAATAAGCATTGATGCGGGTGGCTCTCTCGCATCAAGTACAGATCTTGTATTTCAGATCTTACCCGCACTGTTTCATACCATTGGCGGCGGCGTTGGGATGCTTCTCGGGGTTACATTCTTTCTGTTACTTAGTATAGCAGCCCTCACATCTACCATATCTCTTTTAGAGGTTCCCGTTTCCTATGTGATAGACGAATTTGAGGTTAAACGAAAAAAAGCAGCCTGGTCAGTTGGATTAGGTATATTGGCCGTTTCAATAACGGTAGCCTACTTTCCTGTACTTATTGGATGGTTTGATTATCTGTTCAGCAGCATTGGGTTACCATTGGGTGGTTTCTTAATTTGTATTTTTGTTGGCTACTTTTGGACAACCGACAAAGCCCTTACCGAGATGGAAAGTGGTTATGCGGGAGTTCACGAAAGCCTGTTTTCAAAAGCATGGCCCATATTTATTAAATTTATTTGCCCTGCAGCTATTCTGTACAATCTTATTTCCAATTTCGTGTAA
- a CDS encoding alpha-amylase family glycosyl hydrolase encodes MISTKLPGTRTSIGCTLSDDSTSFAFYCPRAQSVRCIIFDHSDDEKGKEYQMQKSKTGIWMLTIEQNLEGKWYGYKADFKKSDQPKTPYTNELFADPYSKHVTVRNTYQQDAKTYIFDGDFNWEDTGHCFPDDIRDLIIYETHIKDLTAHPSSGAKGMGSFKKLIDPNQTGGIQHLKKLGVNCVEFLPLQKFAPVEPPYGTKTKEGFHNSWNPYEANYWGYMTSFFFAPESTFASDWSNRHSGRTTAAVTEFKEAIKSLHSEGITVLMDVVYNHTSLFDKNPHTHLVPDVYLRKDHNGNLMNRSGTGNEFKSEEPAARQLIIDSLLYWMEEYKIDGFRFDLAALLDNKTWDVIKKAVHEKYPNAVLIAEPWGGHYSPHKFSDYGWASWNDRIRNSFKGSDPQHDRGFIFSDWQHETKRERLENILQGTLNHDEGGLYQTSAHSVNYLESHDGYTLGDFIRIGLNPEIHDQTIENLEDHTKLNEQQLTISKLAALSLFVTQGITMIHAGQEFARSKVIARTPVKDPDEGKIDHNSYQKDNETNWLNFNHLKLNRELFDYYRGLIDIRKKSPALRKCQAEEIDFDYYGNPLLLSFYISGNSTGDMYDYYVLLNGNSYPIENQELPPGVWEILADHEIASSHILNVVSESVKIPSQSGILLRKLRH; translated from the coding sequence ATGATCTCAACAAAATTACCTGGTACCCGAACGTCGATTGGATGTACCCTTTCAGACGACTCAACAAGTTTTGCCTTTTATTGTCCGCGTGCTCAATCGGTCAGATGCATTATTTTTGACCATTCTGATGATGAAAAGGGTAAAGAATATCAAATGCAAAAAAGTAAAACCGGCATTTGGATGCTTACCATCGAACAAAATCTCGAAGGTAAGTGGTATGGCTACAAAGCTGACTTTAAGAAATCTGATCAACCTAAAACACCCTACACGAATGAACTCTTTGCCGATCCTTACAGCAAGCATGTGACGGTTCGGAATACCTATCAGCAGGATGCAAAAACTTATATTTTTGATGGGGATTTTAACTGGGAAGATACCGGGCACTGTTTCCCGGATGATATCAGAGACCTGATTATTTACGAAACTCATATAAAAGATCTTACAGCCCACCCAAGCAGTGGGGCTAAAGGTATGGGATCATTCAAAAAATTGATCGATCCAAACCAAACCGGGGGAATTCAACACCTGAAAAAGTTAGGTGTGAACTGTGTGGAGTTTCTGCCTCTCCAAAAATTTGCCCCTGTAGAACCCCCTTATGGCACAAAGACCAAAGAGGGATTTCACAATAGCTGGAATCCCTATGAGGCCAACTACTGGGGATATATGACCTCCTTCTTTTTTGCACCGGAATCAACTTTTGCATCGGACTGGAGTAACCGGCATTCCGGGCGTACAACAGCAGCAGTCACTGAATTTAAAGAAGCAATAAAATCACTCCACTCCGAAGGAATTACCGTGTTGATGGATGTGGTATACAATCATACCTCCCTTTTTGATAAAAATCCGCATACACATTTGGTACCAGATGTTTACCTGCGCAAAGACCATAATGGAAATTTGATGAACCGAAGCGGAACGGGAAATGAATTTAAATCAGAAGAACCGGCTGCACGACAACTGATCATCGACTCACTTTTGTACTGGATGGAAGAGTATAAAATTGACGGTTTCCGGTTTGACCTGGCTGCACTCCTTGACAATAAAACCTGGGATGTTATCAAAAAAGCCGTTCACGAAAAATACCCGAACGCAGTATTGATTGCTGAACCCTGGGGAGGACATTACTCGCCACATAAATTTTCGGATTACGGCTGGGCATCGTGGAATGATAGAATCAGAAACAGTTTTAAAGGCTCAGATCCGCAGCACGACCGTGGATTTATTTTTTCTGACTGGCAGCACGAAACCAAACGTGAACGATTGGAAAACATCCTTCAGGGAACTTTGAACCACGATGAGGGTGGCCTTTATCAAACCTCTGCTCACAGTGTAAATTACCTGGAAAGCCACGACGGATATACGCTTGGTGATTTCATCAGGATTGGGCTGAACCCCGAAATTCACGATCAAACTATTGAAAATCTTGAAGACCATACAAAGCTCAACGAACAGCAACTGACGATTTCAAAGCTGGCGGCTTTAAGCCTTTTTGTAACTCAAGGCATCACCATGATTCATGCCGGGCAGGAGTTTGCACGTTCAAAAGTGATTGCAAGAACTCCGGTGAAAGATCCTGATGAAGGGAAAATAGATCACAACAGCTACCAAAAAGATAATGAGACAAACTGGCTGAATTTTAATCATCTAAAACTCAATCGTGAGCTCTTTGATTATTATCGTGGATTGATTGACATCAGGAAAAAATCACCGGCACTGCGAAAGTGCCAGGCGGAAGAAATTGATTTCGATTATTATGGAAATCCACTTCTGTTGAGTTTTTATATCAGTGGAAATTCCACCGGTGATATGTATGATTATTATGTTTTATTAAATGGCAATTCATACCCAATCGAAAATCAAGAATTACCCCCGGGAGTGTGGGAAATTCTGGCAGATCATGAAATTGCATCCTCCCATATTTTGAACGTTGTGAGTGAAAGTGTGAAGATACCTTCTCAAAGCGGTATATTGCTTCGAAAGTTGCGTCATTAG
- a CDS encoding IS110 family transposase encodes MIYSLGTDMSKDEFSACLQRYNLYEQTYHLLARKTFANKLSGFKACMRWLRRHTNKQPAPVRVTMEATGVYYEPLALHIGQHHPEIHLAVVLPSQSKKFIESQGYRSKTDKIDAEGLSLMGAERKLSAWKGIDPFWRELRSMTRTRSELLEQRTQLRNQLHALSHSGQPARYVDGALQECIQTLSEQIDKLTRLIKKHLKSRNDLKTSVACLKSIPGIGMLTIACILAETNGFAEFHSISQLISFSGYDVVVKQSGKWTGQPKISKKGSKYIRKTMYMPASTIVRCERGPVYELYQRLLSVHNVKMKAHVAVQKKLLTYMYVLWNKQQTFDPDVIQNQRNQHQTKIAPPSADGEATVDTSHAKAS; translated from the coding sequence ATGATTTACAGCCTTGGTACCGATATGTCCAAAGATGAGTTCAGTGCGTGTCTGCAACGCTACAATCTTTACGAACAAACCTACCATCTACTTGCCCGCAAAACTTTTGCAAACAAACTCTCTGGTTTTAAAGCCTGTATGCGTTGGTTGAGGAGACACACCAACAAACAACCAGCCCCGGTTCGTGTGACGATGGAAGCCACCGGCGTGTATTATGAACCACTGGCCCTGCATATTGGCCAGCATCACCCGGAGATTCATCTGGCCGTGGTCCTGCCCAGTCAATCAAAAAAGTTTATCGAATCTCAGGGATATCGCAGTAAAACCGATAAAATTGATGCTGAGGGACTCTCGCTGATGGGAGCCGAACGCAAGCTGTCTGCGTGGAAGGGAATCGATCCGTTTTGGCGGGAATTGCGGTCCATGACCCGTACGCGTTCGGAATTGTTGGAGCAGCGCACACAGTTGCGTAACCAACTTCACGCCCTTTCCCACAGCGGGCAGCCAGCCCGTTATGTTGACGGAGCTCTACAGGAGTGTATTCAGACACTCAGTGAGCAAATTGACAAGCTGACCCGTCTTATCAAAAAACACCTGAAGTCTCGCAACGATCTGAAGACCTCGGTCGCTTGTCTGAAAAGTATTCCCGGGATCGGCATGCTGACGATTGCCTGCATCCTGGCTGAGACCAACGGATTCGCTGAGTTCCACAGCATTTCTCAGTTAATTTCCTTTAGCGGTTATGATGTGGTGGTCAAACAATCCGGCAAATGGACCGGACAACCGAAAATTTCCAAAAAAGGCTCCAAATATATCCGCAAGACGATGTATATGCCTGCCTCGACCATTGTGCGGTGTGAGCGGGGTCCGGTATATGAATTATACCAGCGACTGCTCTCGGTCCACAATGTGAAGATGAAGGCCCACGTAGCTGTTCAGAAAAAACTACTGACCTACATGTATGTATTGTGGAATAAACAACAAACATTTGATCCGGATGTCATTCAAAACCAACGCAACCAACATCAAACAAAGATAGCCCCTCCATCAGCTGACGGAGAGGCTACAGTAGATACATCACATGCAAAAGCATCATGA
- the metG gene encoding methionine--tRNA ligase, translating to MSKRILVTSALPYANGPIHLGHLAGAYLPADLYTRYKRLKGKDIIHICGSDENGVPITIAAEKEGVDPQEIVDRYHTMNKDVFRKFGIDFDYYGRTSSETHKKTSQDFFLNLHEQDIFTKKKQKQFYDEDADMFLPDRYVKGTCPVCNHPEAFGDQCEKCGSSLSPTDLIDPVSAITGNKPIIKETEHWFIPLGNYQDWLEEWIGSRKNWKPNVVGQCKSWLDTGLGDRAVTRDLSWGVPVPLPDGERKVLYVWFDAPIGYISATKEWAEIQGDPDLWKTYWQDEDTTLIHFIGKDNIVFHCIMFPAMLKQHGDFVLPENVPANEFLNLEGQKLSTSKGWAVWLHEYLEDFEGDLLRYVLGTTLPETKDSDFSWKDFQNRVNSELADILGNFVFRTHSFTHRFFDGAIPELSNPTDLDIETLKEISNQKNKIEESYESFRFREAIYETMQLARIGNRYFTETEPWKTRKENPEACGNTLYVCLQISAALSVLFEPILPNKMHLLKEQLGVPETIEWDRVDDHILPSGQLIQEGDILFEKIEDEEVEEQINKLKERASKNEPPEKDYPPLKDEIDFGNFASLDLRAGKIIEAQKVEKSNKLIRITVDMGFEERTILSGIAEFFDAEEIVGQSVCVVANLAPKKMMGIESNGMILMGEDSEGTLHFVETEAEPGSPVT from the coding sequence ATGTCTAAACGAATTTTAGTTACGTCAGCTCTGCCCTATGCGAATGGCCCGATTCATCTTGGACATCTCGCAGGTGCGTATCTTCCCGCGGATCTTTACACCCGTTACAAGCGCCTGAAAGGAAAAGATATTATCCATATTTGTGGCTCGGATGAAAATGGAGTTCCCATCACCATCGCAGCTGAAAAAGAGGGCGTGGATCCACAGGAAATTGTGGATCGATATCATACCATGAATAAAGATGTTTTCAGAAAATTCGGTATCGATTTCGATTATTACGGACGTACCAGTTCGGAAACGCACAAGAAAACATCGCAGGATTTCTTTCTGAACCTGCATGAACAAGATATTTTCACGAAAAAGAAGCAGAAGCAGTTTTATGATGAAGACGCAGATATGTTTCTGCCCGACCGATATGTTAAAGGAACATGCCCGGTTTGTAACCACCCCGAGGCATTTGGAGATCAGTGTGAAAAATGCGGTTCATCGCTCTCCCCAACCGATTTAATTGATCCGGTCAGTGCTATTACCGGAAACAAGCCGATTATAAAAGAAACCGAACATTGGTTCATACCACTTGGCAATTACCAGGATTGGCTGGAGGAGTGGATAGGCTCGCGTAAAAACTGGAAACCTAATGTTGTGGGTCAATGTAAAAGCTGGCTGGATACCGGCCTGGGAGACCGCGCCGTAACCCGTGATCTGTCCTGGGGCGTTCCGGTTCCGCTGCCCGATGGCGAGAGAAAAGTTCTCTATGTTTGGTTTGATGCGCCCATCGGTTATATATCAGCTACTAAAGAGTGGGCCGAGATTCAGGGAGATCCCGATCTTTGGAAAACGTACTGGCAGGATGAGGATACAACACTCATCCATTTTATTGGAAAAGACAATATCGTTTTTCATTGCATTATGTTCCCGGCCATGCTCAAACAACACGGAGATTTTGTACTCCCGGAAAATGTACCGGCCAATGAATTTTTAAATCTTGAGGGACAAAAACTCTCGACCTCCAAAGGATGGGCAGTATGGCTGCATGAATACCTGGAAGATTTTGAGGGTGATCTGTTACGGTATGTTCTCGGAACCACCCTGCCGGAAACCAAAGATTCCGATTTTTCCTGGAAAGATTTTCAAAATCGTGTAAACAGTGAACTGGCGGATATTCTCGGGAATTTTGTTTTTCGCACGCACAGTTTCACTCACCGGTTTTTTGATGGAGCGATTCCCGAGCTGTCCAATCCAACAGACCTGGATATTGAGACGTTGAAAGAAATTTCAAACCAAAAGAATAAGATCGAAGAATCTTATGAATCATTCCGCTTCCGCGAGGCGATTTATGAAACCATGCAGTTAGCGCGAATTGGAAATCGTTATTTCACGGAAACAGAACCCTGGAAAACCCGCAAAGAAAATCCGGAGGCATGTGGAAATACTCTGTATGTATGCCTGCAGATCAGTGCGGCCCTTTCTGTTCTGTTTGAGCCGATTCTGCCAAACAAGATGCATCTTCTTAAGGAACAACTGGGAGTTCCAGAAACAATTGAGTGGGACCGGGTGGATGATCATATTCTTCCATCAGGACAGCTTATTCAAGAGGGTGATATTCTTTTTGAAAAAATTGAGGATGAAGAAGTTGAAGAACAGATCAACAAACTCAAAGAACGAGCTTCCAAAAATGAACCACCAGAAAAAGATTATCCTCCTTTAAAAGATGAAATTGATTTCGGTAATTTTGCCTCACTTGATTTACGGGCCGGTAAAATTATCGAAGCTCAAAAGGTAGAAAAATCGAATAAACTGATTCGAATTACAGTAGATATGGGATTTGAAGAGCGAACAATACTCTCTGGTATCGCAGAATTTTTTGATGCAGAGGAGATTGTTGGCCAATCTGTTTGTGTAGTTGCCAACCTTGCCCCAAAGAAAATGATGGGAATTGAAAGTAACGGTATGATATTAATGGGTGAAGACAGCGAAGGGACGCTACACTTCGTTGAAACTGAAGCCGAACCCGGAAGTCCTGTCACCTAA
- a CDS encoding GntP family permease, protein MAVVYLILSIALIILLTARYKMHPFIVLFLVALFYGVCVGMPFDEIITSVNEGFGNTLGGIGLLIVFGVIIGAFLEHSGGAYKIAEKVLQMTGRKRVPSAMGIIGWFVSIPVFADSGFILLSPLNKSLSKKAKITLSASAVALALGLTASHTLVPPTPGPIAAAGILDADIGLVMLLGVPISAIALFAGLIFANKYVSRTYIDPIPEVDDEDMKQRMQKAPTAFKSSLPVFVPILLIVVQSIINMYEIAPGNLFVNILLFLGEPMIALLIGMFLSFLLPKKFEWNMISTEGWVGDALKNAASIILITGAGGIFGKVLQNSGIAAILGSALADINLSIWLPFLIAAAIKTAQGSSTVALITAASIIMPMMGTLGFETELEKAMVVIAIGAGSSVFAHANDSFFWVVTQLSGMDTKMGYRLFSLGTMVLGVTAASTLFLLYLIIG, encoded by the coding sequence ATGGCCGTTGTCTACCTGATTCTCAGTATCGCGTTGATCATTTTACTGACAGCACGATATAAAATGCATCCCTTCATTGTGCTGTTTTTGGTGGCACTGTTTTACGGAGTTTGTGTGGGAATGCCCTTCGATGAAATCATCACTTCTGTCAATGAAGGATTTGGAAATACACTTGGCGGAATTGGATTGCTGATCGTTTTTGGTGTGATTATTGGCGCATTTCTGGAGCACTCAGGCGGCGCTTATAAAATTGCTGAGAAAGTGTTGCAGATGACAGGCCGAAAGCGAGTTCCTTCCGCAATGGGAATCATCGGGTGGTTTGTCTCCATTCCCGTTTTTGCCGACAGCGGGTTCATACTTCTCTCACCGTTAAACAAAAGCCTCTCGAAAAAAGCAAAGATTACATTGTCAGCATCGGCGGTTGCTCTTGCTCTGGGATTGACTGCATCCCATACACTTGTTCCCCCAACACCCGGACCGATTGCAGCGGCTGGAATCTTAGACGCAGATATTGGCCTGGTGATGCTGTTAGGAGTTCCCATTAGTGCGATTGCGTTATTTGCCGGACTAATTTTTGCCAATAAATATGTATCGAGAACCTACATCGATCCCATTCCCGAAGTTGATGACGAGGATATGAAACAGCGAATGCAAAAAGCCCCGACCGCATTTAAATCATCACTTCCGGTGTTTGTACCGATTCTTTTGATTGTAGTGCAATCCATTATCAACATGTATGAGATTGCACCGGGTAATTTGTTCGTAAATATTCTGTTGTTTTTGGGTGAGCCGATGATCGCCCTGTTGATTGGAATGTTTCTCTCCTTTTTATTGCCGAAAAAATTTGAGTGGAATATGATCTCAACCGAGGGTTGGGTGGGAGATGCCCTGAAAAATGCCGCATCTATTATTTTGATTACCGGTGCGGGCGGAATTTTTGGGAAAGTTCTCCAGAATTCGGGAATTGCAGCAATTCTTGGATCGGCACTTGCAGATATTAATTTAAGTATCTGGCTGCCATTTTTAATTGCCGCAGCTATTAAAACGGCACAGGGTTCATCTACCGTGGCCCTTATTACAGCAGCGTCTATCATTATGCCGATGATGGGAACTCTCGGTTTTGAAACCGAACTTGAAAAAGCGATGGTGGTGATAGCGATTGGAGCAGGATCATCCGTTTTTGCCCATGCCAACGACAGCTTTTTCTGGGTGGTAACTCAGTTATCTGGAATGGACACTAAAATGGGATATCGGTTGTTCAGTTTGGGGACTATGGTTTTGGGAGTGACTGCAGCGAGTACGTTGTTTTTATTGTATTTGATAATAGGATAG
- a CDS encoding AGE family epimerase/isomerase: MRKAALYSLFWIAIQAFLITCSSDQTVKNSVIDREEVRSEIAGDIQNELEDLIDVWYPRAIDKEHGGYLSRFSYDWKQMGSQQKMIVTQSRHLWTLSKLSGNFPDDQAFREYASHGFDFLKEHMWDDEYGGFYQLVNRRGEVIQNNGDEISKTLYGNAFALYGLSAFYEFSEDRSALNLAKKTFNWLEKHSHDPVHGGYFQPLSREGIPDTTGTPKDYNSGIHILEALTELYSVWPDDLVRERLEEMFYIVRDTMVTEKGYLNLYFESDWTHRSYQDSSRSVILENLNTDHVTPGHDIETAYLLLEAAHILGMEEDETTHQIAKKLTDHTLNTGWDDEAGGFYDIGYYFRGDDDLTIIEDTKNWWAQAEGLNTLLIMANLYPGDPQNYFNKFAKQWEYIQKNLIDSEHGGWYNSGLDKEPGNRTDPKAHIWKGNYHTVRSLMNCVEYLNK, from the coding sequence ATGAGAAAGGCCGCACTTTATAGTTTATTTTGGATTGCAATTCAGGCCTTTCTCATCACCTGTTCTTCTGATCAAACAGTCAAAAACTCTGTTATTGATCGTGAAGAGGTTCGGTCAGAAATTGCGGGGGATATTCAAAATGAGTTAGAAGATCTGATTGATGTTTGGTATCCGCGTGCTATTGATAAAGAGCATGGTGGTTACCTAAGCAGGTTTTCATATGATTGGAAGCAAATGGGTTCACAGCAGAAGATGATTGTAACACAATCCCGGCACCTGTGGACGCTCTCAAAACTGAGCGGCAACTTTCCCGATGATCAGGCTTTCAGAGAATATGCTTCACACGGGTTTGATTTTTTGAAGGAGCATATGTGGGATGATGAGTACGGGGGATTTTATCAACTTGTAAATCGCCGGGGGGAAGTAATTCAAAACAACGGAGATGAGATCAGCAAAACACTTTATGGCAATGCTTTTGCCCTCTATGGTCTTTCAGCTTTTTATGAATTCTCTGAAGACAGATCCGCTTTGAATCTTGCTAAAAAAACATTCAACTGGCTTGAAAAGCATTCTCACGATCCGGTTCACGGAGGATATTTCCAACCGCTGAGCAGAGAGGGAATTCCCGATACAACCGGAACCCCGAAAGATTACAACAGCGGGATCCATATATTAGAAGCTCTTACCGAACTCTACTCCGTTTGGCCGGATGATCTGGTGAGAGAGCGTTTGGAAGAGATGTTTTACATCGTCAGAGATACAATGGTGACCGAAAAGGGGTATCTGAATCTCTATTTTGAATCTGATTGGACCCATCGATCCTATCAGGATTCAAGCCGTTCTGTGATACTGGAAAATCTAAACACAGATCATGTAACTCCCGGGCATGATATTGAAACAGCCTATCTGTTGCTGGAGGCGGCTCATATTTTGGGAATGGAAGAGGATGAAACCACCCATCAAATCGCAAAAAAATTAACGGATCATACACTCAATACCGGTTGGGATGATGAAGCAGGCGGATTCTATGATATTGGTTATTATTTCCGGGGAGATGATGATCTTACCATCATTGAAGACACCAAAAACTGGTGGGCACAGGCAGAGGGATTGAATACTCTGTTGATTATGGCGAATCTATACCCGGGTGATCCGCAGAATTACTTCAATAAATTTGCAAAACAGTGGGAGTACATTCAGAAAAACCTGATCGACTCTGAACACGGCGGGTGGTACAACAGCGGACTGGACAAAGAACCTGGTAACAGAACCGATCCGAAAGCACACATCTGGAAGGGAAATTATCATACGGTCAGATCTTTGATGAATTGTGTTGAGTATTTAAACAAATGA
- a CDS encoding RNA methyltransferase: protein MKKLSTRQILKNNQQRTAPLRDRFLLWLHDIRSLHNVGAAFRNADAFGIQELWLSGFTPTPPRPEITKTAIGAEEHVKWKKIENEIEQIHQLKKEGYKILALEQTTNSIPIHDYKISGDPVCLILGNEVTGVDEQLLPEIDAAVEIPQFGMKHSLNVSVASGIALYAFYEKYL, encoded by the coding sequence TTGAAAAAACTTTCAACCCGGCAAATTTTAAAAAACAACCAACAGCGAACAGCTCCTCTGCGTGACCGGTTTCTGCTCTGGCTTCACGATATCAGAAGTCTTCATAACGTTGGAGCCGCTTTTCGAAATGCAGATGCATTCGGAATTCAGGAACTCTGGCTTTCAGGGTTTACCCCGACTCCGCCCCGCCCGGAAATCACAAAAACTGCCATTGGAGCTGAAGAACATGTAAAGTGGAAAAAAATTGAGAATGAAATTGAACAGATTCATCAACTCAAAAAAGAAGGATATAAAATTCTGGCACTGGAGCAAACCACCAACAGTATTCCTATTCATGACTATAAAATTTCCGGTGATCCTGTTTGTTTGATTCTGGGGAATGAAGTCACCGGTGTGGACGAACAACTACTCCCCGAAATTGATGCTGCCGTGGAAATACCCCAATTCGGGATGAAGCATTCGCTGAATGTATCCGTGGCCTCCGGTATTGCGTTATATGCGTTTTATGAGAAGTATTTGTGA